One window from the genome of Cryobacterium sp. GrIS_2_6 encodes:
- a CDS encoding SulP family inorganic anion transporter: MADTGLRKWAPGVATVLSYRRTWLLPDLRAGAILTALLIPVGIGYAEVAGLPPVTGLFATIVPLLVYAVVGPSRILVLAPDSALAPIIAAAILPLAAGDSARAVTLAGLLGIMVGAALIVGGFLRLGFVTDLLSKPLRVGYLNALAVIVILSQIPSLLGFALSSASPLGDAIAIVTGIVGGRVNPTAVLFGIGSLGVIVVLVWTKSRIPGILVAVAASMVLTYALGLHADIPVVGALPAGLPAPALTGLHWADVVGLALPALGMALIAFADTAVLSRTIAARRGDTVDGNQEMAAVGASNLFAGLFGGFPISASSSRTAAAESAGARSQLAGVAGAVFLVLFMLLGPGLTDFLPSATIAAVVMVAAAGLVDIRGFVALVRMSKTDAVLSVAAFLGVLVAGVIAGIIVAVVLSLGEFIGHAWRPYRAELGRIHGLRGYHDLSRHPEGERLPGIVIVRFDAPLFFANGGIFDDYVRATVSAAGTDVRTVILAAEPITDIDTTAIDELLELDEFLKKRGATLVFAEMKGPVKDVLRRYGLGKRFPPERFADTVGAAVDAATGTLRGDLDDTQWDRDA; encoded by the coding sequence ATGGCCGACACCGGACTGCGGAAATGGGCGCCAGGGGTCGCTACAGTGCTGAGCTATCGGCGCACCTGGCTGCTGCCCGATCTGCGCGCAGGGGCGATCCTGACCGCCCTGCTCATCCCGGTCGGCATCGGCTATGCCGAGGTCGCCGGTCTTCCGCCCGTGACAGGACTGTTCGCCACGATCGTTCCTCTTCTCGTCTACGCCGTCGTCGGGCCGTCCCGGATCCTGGTGCTCGCTCCCGACTCGGCTCTCGCGCCGATCATCGCCGCGGCCATCCTGCCGCTCGCGGCCGGGGACAGCGCCCGCGCCGTTACCCTGGCCGGGCTCCTGGGAATCATGGTCGGTGCGGCACTCATCGTGGGCGGATTCCTACGCCTCGGATTCGTCACCGACCTGCTTTCCAAGCCGCTCCGGGTCGGCTACCTCAACGCGCTCGCGGTAATCGTCATCCTGTCGCAGATCCCGTCGCTCCTCGGATTCGCTCTCTCCTCTGCGTCACCGCTGGGAGATGCGATCGCCATCGTCACGGGCATCGTCGGCGGTAGGGTGAACCCGACCGCGGTGCTGTTCGGAATCGGCTCACTGGGTGTCATCGTCGTCCTGGTCTGGACGAAGAGCCGGATCCCAGGGATCCTCGTCGCGGTCGCGGCCTCGATGGTACTGACGTACGCCCTCGGCCTCCACGCCGACATCCCCGTCGTCGGCGCTCTCCCCGCCGGCCTCCCGGCACCCGCCCTCACCGGCCTGCACTGGGCGGATGTCGTCGGTCTGGCACTTCCCGCGCTCGGGATGGCGCTCATCGCTTTCGCGGACACCGCCGTGCTCTCCCGCACCATCGCCGCGCGCCGCGGAGACACTGTCGACGGCAACCAGGAAATGGCGGCGGTCGGCGCCTCGAACCTGTTCGCCGGCCTGTTCGGCGGGTTCCCCATCTCGGCGTCGTCGTCGCGCACTGCCGCCGCTGAGAGCGCCGGGGCGCGCTCTCAACTCGCCGGAGTGGCCGGGGCTGTCTTCCTCGTCCTGTTCATGCTGCTCGGGCCCGGCCTCACGGACTTCCTGCCCTCTGCCACGATCGCGGCCGTCGTCATGGTCGCTGCGGCGGGACTGGTCGACATAAGGGGGTTCGTCGCCCTCGTGAGGATGAGCAAGACCGATGCCGTGTTGTCCGTCGCGGCCTTCCTCGGCGTGCTCGTCGCCGGAGTGATCGCAGGGATCATCGTCGCGGTCGTTCTGTCCCTTGGCGAGTTCATCGGCCATGCCTGGCGGCCGTACCGCGCGGAGCTGGGTCGCATTCATGGCCTCCGGGGCTACCACGACCTGTCACGGCACCCGGAAGGCGAGCGCCTGCCTGGCATCGTCATCGTTCGTTTCGACGCACCGCTTTTCTTCGCCAATGGCGGGATCTTCGACGACTACGTTCGGGCGACCGTCAGCGCCGCCGGCACCGACGTGCGCACCGTGATCCTGGCCGCGGAACCGATCACCGATATCGACACCACCGCCATCGACGAACTGCTCGAACTCGACGAGTTCCTGAAGAAGCGCGGCGCCACCCTCGTATTCGCGGAGATGAAGGGTCCCGTGAAAGACGTGCTACGTCGATACGGCCTCGGCAAACGGTTCCCGCCCGAACGATTCGCCGACACCGTCGGCGCCGCCGTCGACGCGGCGACCGGCACGCTGCGGGGCGACCTCGACGACACGCAGTGGGACCGTGACGCCTGA